AAGTCAGTGAATTGGCTCATGATGCCAAAGCCTCTCCCTCCTTCAGCCATTAGATCCACATCTTCCAAGGATTTGAAGATTTTGTCAGGGTTGTCTAGACCTGGACCTCGGTCCCAAATCTGCAGAACTAAGACATTGCTGGAAATGTTTAATTCCAAATCAATCGGTGTGGTGGGGGGAAGATCCTTATGGGCATATTTCAAGACATTATCCACACCCTCACCCAATACCGTTTGCAGCTCTAACCAGGGTTTCATGGGAATGTGAGGCTGCTGAAGCTGCCCAAACCAGTCCAAGGCTACTTGGGCATTCTCTCGTTTGGTTTCTAGGGTCAACGTATGAGACTTTAATTTCTCCTCTCCAGCCGCAATTTCTGAGACAAGACTCTGGAGATGCTGCACTTGTGCCTTGAGGTGTAGACGTTGCGAGTTGATCTCATCTGCAGCGGCACGAAGCTGTGGTGTTTGCAAATCCCCAATACATAATTGCTCCGACATTTTCCGCATTTGAGGAGAGTTGCCGTCATCCAGTACATAGACCTTCAACTTTGTCGCAGGATAGTCCATGTTAAGAGCTGCTTTCGCCGTTTCTCGAACCATCTCAACGGGTTCGTTGTAGCAGGTGATAAACACATCAACACTCGGCCATTCAGCCTCTGGCAATGCGGGGCGCATTTGTCTGAGGGGTTTAACATCTCGGACAATGGGCCGCCAGAGACCGATAAAGAACATGACGCCGCCAATATAGCTATAAATTTCCGCGAGTAATAGCGGAAGCGCTAACCACAGGGCATTGAAGTTAACCGAATTGAGGATCCGCCACTGCAAATACCAGCCCCCAAAAATGAGGTTTATGATCACCAGAAACCGAAAGAGTAGGGTCCTATCCTTTAGTCTGATGCGGATATTGCCAGAAAAAGCAGGGGTATTTTCAATAATGGGGACGGCATTAGTCATGAGACTGTGTATCCTTACTGCTTGACTAAAGAGTGATGATGTTGGGTTCTACTAACAATATTTTTGAGAATCACCACAGTACCGTTGCGGTTATGTTGAGTATTGACACTTAGATGCTCTTTCTCACAACATCTCGCAAAATATTTGTCTTGAGATGGTCTTGAATTGGTCACTAGACTATCGACTGCTAAAGGGAGAGTTTCCATTCGTCTGTGGGTTGAAGAAGTTATTTATCATTGTTTTTGGACAAAGCGCTATGGGGAGCCCCCCAATAGGTGCCGGTCGAATCAGTAATGAGCTGCAATTTAGGCTTGGGGGTTGGCGGTAGGCCTGTACCAATTTCTTCGTTGGCTACGGCTTTCCACCAGGGGGAGCTACGGGAGATATCCGCAACGAGTAACGGTTGGCGATCGCGCAAGCGATACAAGATGGACTGCAACACAATACTGTTGGTGGAGCCACTAAAACCAGGATTAGATTGGCCCGATTGCTCATTCACCCCTTCGTAAAAACCCAATACGGGGTTATACAGATCTAATGCTGACTGATACAGCTCTTGAGCATAGTCATTGTCAGGGAAAATTGCATGGTAGGCGAAAGCGGCAGCACTACTGATCACGCGTTGCTCAGACTTTAAGGCTTGGTCAGCGGACGAAGCCGCCCAAGCTTTTTTATCTTTATCCAACAGACTGCTATGGATTACGTAGGGGGCTTTCGTCGTCAGGGTGGTTCCGGCTGCTGTCAACACCCCTTCACGGTTGTACCGCTCTTGTTGAGCTTGCAACATGGGTAGAACTAATTGTCGCATTTGAGGATCTAGGCCCAGTTCTAATCCGTAAACCATAAACGGATTGCTAACGATCTGTTGATCCTTATCAGACTTCTTGCGAGGCCGGTCTCGCTCAATCGGAATTTGGAACCCTTCTAATTCGGCTGTTTTGTAGTTCCCGCCTACTGCCGCTTCTGTTACATCAAAGCCCCAAAGCTGGAAGCCTCGGGCTGCATATTCTTCATAGCCCAAGCGAGAATCTGGTTTGACTCGGATTAAACGACGGCCATTGCTGTCAGCTTCGACAAAGGCACTGTGGATACGACCGTCTCGAACAACCCGTAAGAACGACCAGTCCAATACAATCTCATCAATAATGTCGGTATAGCCTTTATGACACCCCTTGAGATTGTGGAGCGCCAACAAGAAACGGCCCACATCCAAACCGGACCAGCCAATCCCTTCAAGAGAAGGGTTCATGCCGTAATCTACCGCCTCAAGGGTGCGAATATCATAGTTGCGATGGGGCAATTCACCACCATGTAACGGTAACCGTTTTATTGCACCTAAAAATAAGCGAACCCGCTGATCAAATTCTTCGATGGTAATCACATCCAGGGATTCAGCCGCTTGAAGTGCTGCGATATAGTCTCCCATCCCCCAAAGGGTTGCAACTTTCATGTCGCTGCGATCGCTCACCAGTCCCGTACTCGATTCATAATTCGCTTCAAAATATTTCCAGGCTGCTTTGGCATATCGCTTCTCAGCTAGGTGAGGTCGGCGAGTTAAGTCCTGACAGACCGAAGAATCTTTGGGTTTTCGTCCCGACAAGATGGGAGCCACAGCCACCTGAACAGGCTGATTCGGCGGTTCCGGCTGTTCTATTTTGCCGATGGGTTCTGGTGGAGGAGCTGGGGTTGATGCGACAACTGGAGCTGGGGCTATAGCAGGCGCAGGAGTCGGCAAGGATGTCGTCGTTTGACCAGGGGAGAATTGGGGACTAGCACCATCCCCTTCAATAAATTGGCAGCAAACAACTAGGTTCGGATCAATTGCGCTAGGTTGAGATACGCTTTGCTGAGTGGGAGACTGAGCAACAACAGGGCTAGGTGCTGGCGCAGCACTTGGGCCAGGCGTTGGTGCAGGAGCCGGAGCGGGTGCAGGCGCTGGAGCAGGCACTGGAGCGGGTGCAGGTGCAGGAGCGGGTGCAGGTGCGGGTGCAGGTGCAGGCGCTGGAGCGGGTGCAGGTGCAGGTGCGGGAGCAGGTGCAGGCGCTGGAGCGGGTGCAGGTGCGGGTGCAGGCGCTGGAGCGGGTGCAGGTGCAGGAGCGGGTGCAGCAGCCGGAGCGGGTGCAGCAGCTATATTATCTGGAGCTGGATAGCCTTCTGCAACGATTGTATTTTGGGGACTTCCAGTAGACGCATTAACACCATTCCCACCGATCAACGGTCGATATCCCCTGGCCTTGTAATAGAGGATTTCCATGATCAGTCCGTTGGTATTTCCGGTCAGTGCTTGATTCGGCTGATTGGTCTCTTCATACAATCCTGCATAAAAGCCACCACCATCCGGGCTCATCAACCCCTTCGCGACTTCAAATAATTTATCCGCATAGGGTTCATCGGGAAAGATATATCGCCAGCCAAACGCAGCTTTGGTACTAATACTGCGTTTATCGGGATGAAGCTCATTTTTTTCGGTAATCGTAGCCCAAGCCACGCCATTGGAAAAAACAGTGTTGTAAAGGAAGTAAGGCGGGCCATCAATATTGTCTTCTGTTACAGCTGTAAGCTGTCCAGTTGCTTGATATCGACGTTTTTGAACTTCTAGAACCCGAGCGGCATAGTCTCGCATTTGGTCGCCCAGGAAACCAAATTCAATCCCATCCAAAATATAAGATTCACTCACCACATAGTTATTGGCATTTGTTTCTTGATAGGCCCGAGTATCTACAGGAATCTGCACCCCATAGATTTCGACCATTTGGAAGGGTTCAAAGGATAGTGCTTTGGGGACAGAGAACCCCCATAACTCATACCCTCGGGCTGCATATTCTTCATACCCTAGACGGCCTTCTTGTACAGGTAGGGTTTGGCCATCTTCCAGTACCGTTGCCCCAAACATATTGCCATCTTCAATGGAACGTTCAATCGCCCAGCGATCGACAATAGCCTGTAACCAGTCGGCATACTGGGGATGGCAGGTACGGAGAACATGGAAAGCTGCCAGAATTCGACCAATATCGAGAGCCGACCAGCCAATCCCCCGCTCAATGGGATTGTTGCCGTAATCCACCATGTCACCATTGGCAGCGTTATAAACCTTATTTGGCAGGCTATCTTCGAATAATTTCAACCCAGCCAAAGAAGTTAGAAACTTATTCAGCTTTTGATCTAATTCCTCTTGCGGGATCAGGTTCATCCACCGGGCTGCATTCAGAGCCATCAGGTAGTTGCCCATATCCCATAAGGTTCCGGAGGGATAGCCTCCTGATGAGTTGGTAAACCCAGTTGCTTCTTGATAGTTATTGACAAAATATTGCCAAGCAGTGCGAGCGTAGGTTTCTTCTTCCGGCGTTAAAGGATTGGTAATGCCCCCACAGGAATTATCGCCAGGTGGTGGGGGGGGAGCCGCAATAGGTGCTGGAGATGGAGCTGGGGTAGCCGCAGGTGTGGGAGCCGGAGCTGGGGCCGGGGCTGGAGCCGGAGCTGGGGCCGGGGCTGGAGCTGGGGCTGGGGTTTGGGCCGATGCAGGTGCAGGAAACTCTTCCATGACCACGGTCGTTTCAGGGGTTCCAGTCGAAGCACTAACGCCATCCCCCCCAATCAGTGGCCGATTGCCTCT
The genomic region above belongs to Acaryochloris sp. CCMEE 5410 and contains:
- a CDS encoding DUF3131 domain-containing protein is translated as MKRRRPLPIVRLVAWLALGIFSPPLWLPFTTEKAAYAQEANECGAITNPLTPEEETYARTAWQYFLNNYQEATGFTNSTGGYPSGTLWDMGNYLMALNAARWMNLIPQEEFDQKLNKFLSSLAGLTLFEDSLPNKVYNAADGAMVDYGNNPIERGIGWSALDIGRILAAFHVLRTCHPQYADWLKAIIDRWAVDRSVQDGYMYGATVLEDGQTLPVQEGRLGYEEYASRGYELWNFQVPKALSFEPYKMVEIYGVQIPVDTRNYQDTNANNYVVSESYILDGIEFGFLGDQMRDYAARVFEVQKRRYQATGQLTAVTEDNIDGPPYFLYNTVFSNGVAWATITEKNELHPDKRSISTKAAFGWRYIFPDDPYAQQLFEVAKGLMSPDGGGFFAGMYEETQQPNKSLTGNTNGLIMEILYYKARGNRPLIGGDGVSASTGTPETTVVMEEFPAPASAQTPAPAPAPAPAPAPAPAPAPAPTPAATPAPSPAPIAAPPPPPGDNSCGGITNPLTPEEETYARTAWQYFVNNYQEATGFTNSSGGYPSGTLWDMGNYLMALNAARWMNLIPQEELDQKLNKFLTSLAGLKLFEDSLPNKVYNAANGDMVDYGNNPIERGIGWSALDIGRILAAFHVLRTCHPQYADWLQAIVDRWAIERSIEDGNMFGATVLEDGQTLPVQEGRLGYEEYAARGYELWGFSVPKALSFEPFQMVEIYGVQIPVDTRAYQETNANNYVVSESYILDGIEFGFLGDQMRDYAARVLEVQKRRYQATGQLTAVTEDNIDGPPYFLYNTVFSNGVAWATITEKNELHPDKRSISTKAAFGWRYIFPDEPYADKLFEVAKGLMSPDGGGFYAGLYEETNQPNQALTGNTNGLIMEILYYKARGYRPLIGGNGVNASTGSPQNTIVAEGYPAPDNIAAAPAPAAAPAPAPAPAPAPAPAPAPAPAPAPAPAPAPAPAPAPAPAPAPAPAPAPAPAPVPAPAPAPAPAPAPTPGPSAAPAPSPVVAQSPTQQSVSQPSAIDPNLVVCCQFIEGDGASPQFSPGQTTTSLPTPAPAIAPAPVVASTPAPPPEPIGKIEQPEPPNQPVQVAVAPILSGRKPKDSSVCQDLTRRPHLAEKRYAKAAWKYFEANYESSTGLVSDRSDMKVATLWGMGDYIAALQAAESLDVITIEEFDQRVRLFLGAIKRLPLHGGELPHRNYDIRTLEAVDYGMNPSLEGIGWSGLDVGRFLLALHNLKGCHKGYTDIIDEIVLDWSFLRVVRDGRIHSAFVEADSNGRRLIRVKPDSRLGYEEYAARGFQLWGFDVTEAAVGGNYKTAELEGFQIPIERDRPRKKSDKDQQIVSNPFMVYGLELGLDPQMRQLVLPMLQAQQERYNREGVLTAAGTTLTTKAPYVIHSSLLDKDKKAWAASSADQALKSEQRVISSAAAFAYHAIFPDNDYAQELYQSALDLYNPVLGFYEGVNEQSGQSNPGFSGSTNSIVLQSILYRLRDRQPLLVADISRSSPWWKAVANEEIGTGLPPTPKPKLQLITDSTGTYWGAPHSALSKNNDK